The following proteins come from a genomic window of Micromonospora echinofusca:
- a CDS encoding RNA polymerase sigma factor encodes MADGPADPLAVAAAVATASTGSYARIVATLIRVTGDWTLAEDCAQEASALALTRWPAEGVPANPGGWLMTVARNRAIDVLRRASVERRKLRELAVLTLTEAEPGAGTGAGEIVDDRLRLVFTCCHPALSPEARVALTLRTVCGVSTADIARAFLITESTMTRRLTRAKAKIAAAGIPYRVPTGPALAERLPGVLAVLYLLFTQGYDADGEPAFADEAIRLARLLDRLMPGQSEVAALLALFLLQHSRRDARRDPDGNLLTLDRQDRARWDHDAIAEGVGVLARVAADGPYALQARIAACHATAASAEATDWVAIAEAYDRLARRQPSPVVELNRAVAHGYAHGPAAGLALLAAARAGGALDGYPLAVAAEAELTARQGDRHRAAELFRRAAEAHSGAARRALLERAATLLPGL; translated from the coding sequence ATGGCTGACGGCCCCGCCGACCCGCTCGCGGTGGCGGCAGCCGTCGCCACCGCGAGCACCGGGTCGTACGCCCGGATCGTCGCCACGCTGATCCGGGTGACCGGCGACTGGACCCTGGCCGAGGACTGCGCCCAGGAGGCGTCGGCGCTCGCGCTGACCCGGTGGCCGGCCGAAGGCGTGCCCGCCAACCCGGGCGGCTGGCTGATGACGGTGGCCCGCAACCGGGCGATCGACGTGCTCCGGCGGGCCTCGGTCGAGCGGCGCAAGCTGCGTGAGCTGGCCGTGCTCACGCTGACCGAAGCGGAACCCGGGGCGGGAACGGGGGCGGGGGAGATCGTGGACGACCGGTTGCGGCTCGTCTTCACCTGCTGCCACCCGGCCCTGTCGCCGGAGGCGCGGGTCGCCCTGACGCTGCGTACGGTCTGCGGGGTGTCGACCGCCGATATCGCGCGGGCCTTCCTGATCACCGAGTCGACCATGACCCGCCGGCTCACCCGGGCCAAGGCGAAGATCGCCGCCGCCGGCATCCCGTACCGGGTGCCGACCGGCCCGGCGCTCGCCGAGCGGCTCCCGGGCGTCCTCGCCGTGCTGTACCTGCTCTTCACCCAGGGCTACGACGCCGACGGCGAGCCCGCCTTCGCCGACGAGGCGATCCGGCTGGCCCGGCTGCTCGACCGGCTGATGCCGGGCCAGTCCGAGGTGGCCGCCCTGCTGGCGCTCTTCCTGCTCCAGCACTCACGGCGCGACGCCCGCCGCGACCCCGACGGCAACCTGCTCACCCTCGACCGGCAGGACCGCGCCCGTTGGGACCACGACGCGATCGCCGAGGGCGTCGGCGTGCTCGCACGGGTCGCGGCGGACGGCCCGTACGCCCTCCAGGCGCGGATCGCCGCGTGCCACGCCACCGCCGCGTCCGCCGAGGCCACCGACTGGGTGGCGATCGCCGAGGCGTATGACCGGCTCGCCCGGCGGCAGCCGTCGCCGGTGGTGGAGCTGAACCGTGCCGTCGCCCACGGCTACGCCCACGGGCCGGCGGCGGGGCTGGCGCTGCTGGCCGCCGCCCGGGCCGGCGGGGCGCTGGACGGCTATCCGCTCGCCGTCGCCGCCGAGGCGGAACTGACCGCCCGGCAGGGCGATCGTCACCGGGCCGCCGAGCTGTTCCGCCGGGCGGCCGAGGCGCACTCCGGCGCCGCCCGGCGGGCCCTCCTGGAACGCGCGGCGACCCTGCTGCCCGGCCTCTGA
- a CDS encoding class I SAM-dependent methyltransferase has product MSVFDDPGLFGRLWADTYDGPGNPDPAPAVDFLADLAGGGPVLELAIGTGRVALPLAERGVAVEGVEASPEMVAKLRAKPGGDIPVVIGDMADVPVTGPYRLAYLVFNTLFNLVDAERQADCFRNVARVLAPGGAFVIETFVPDPADFDRDEQVQMRAVTEDSATIRVHQYDRAAQTFVRQTITFDRDGVHLRPFAMRYLWPEQVDELAERAGLRLAERYADWHRSPFGTDSASHVSVYRKG; this is encoded by the coding sequence ATGTCGGTCTTCGACGATCCCGGCCTCTTCGGCCGACTGTGGGCCGACACCTACGACGGTCCCGGCAACCCGGACCCGGCTCCGGCCGTCGACTTCCTCGCCGACCTGGCCGGCGGCGGCCCGGTCCTGGAGCTCGCCATCGGCACCGGCCGGGTCGCGCTGCCGCTCGCCGAGCGGGGCGTCGCCGTCGAGGGCGTCGAGGCGTCACCGGAGATGGTGGCGAAGCTGCGCGCCAAGCCCGGCGGCGACATCCCGGTCGTCATCGGCGACATGGCCGACGTGCCGGTCACCGGCCCGTACCGGCTGGCGTACCTGGTGTTCAACACCCTGTTCAACCTGGTCGACGCCGAGCGGCAGGCGGACTGCTTCCGCAACGTCGCCCGGGTGCTCGCGCCGGGCGGCGCATTCGTCATCGAGACGTTCGTGCCGGACCCGGCCGACTTCGACCGGGACGAGCAGGTCCAGATGCGGGCGGTGACCGAGGACTCGGCCACCATCCGTGTGCACCAGTACGACCGGGCGGCGCAGACGTTCGTCCGGCAGACCATCACGTTCGACCGGGACGGCGTCCACCTGCGTCCCTTCGCGATGCGCTACCTGTGGCCGGAGCAGGTCGACGAGCTGGCGGAGCGGGCCGGTCTCCGGCTCGCCGAGCGGTACGCCGACTGGCACCGGTCGCCCTTCGGGACGGACAGCGCCTCGCACGTCTCGGTGTACCGCAAGGGGTAG
- a CDS encoding PH domain-containing protein, whose protein sequence is MANATYDRKEQFQQIQSGLLHGEQIIAVYDAVGTGTGFIGLTDRRVIIQDRSFVGKRYAITSIPYSKITSVSVVSNKSWGGSFFSTGAIAIHVGTHTYEVEFRGADKSHHVHNVILHHIS, encoded by the coding sequence ATGGCGAACGCGACGTACGACCGCAAGGAGCAGTTCCAGCAGATCCAGAGCGGCCTGCTCCACGGAGAACAGATCATCGCCGTCTACGACGCCGTCGGCACCGGCACCGGCTTCATCGGCCTGACCGACCGGCGCGTCATCATCCAGGACCGCTCCTTCGTCGGCAAGCGGTACGCCATCACCAGCATCCCGTACTCGAAGATCACCAGCGTCAGCGTGGTCAGCAACAAGTCGTGGGGTGGCTCGTTCTTCTCCACCGGCGCCATCGCGATCCACGTCGGTACGCACACCTACGAGGTGGAGTTCCGGGGCGCCGACAAGAGCCACCACGTGCACAACGTGATCCTGCACCACATCAGCTGA
- a CDS encoding LysR family transcriptional regulator encodes MLERHELETFLTLAEELHFGRTAARLRVTTGRISHVVKKLERRVGAPLFARTSRVVQLTPIGRQLATDLAPLVAGIDDAVRRAVEAGRGVTGRLRVAFLGEWTAPTLLKAVALFSQRHPECQVEVREVQLFNSRQSLLDGSVDVLMAAYPFDGMACGPALLEERRLLAVAAGHPLAREESVRLETLGDHPVVQYPAVTSAEFKRDRTPEHTPSGRPVPKGPAGNTFSEMLTLVAMGRGVLPVGEHTRRYYPRPDVAYVPIRDAPPIRRGLIWRESNATARVHEFVRAATDANAA; translated from the coding sequence GTGCTGGAACGACACGAGCTGGAGACCTTCCTGACCCTCGCCGAGGAGCTGCACTTCGGCCGGACGGCGGCGCGGCTGCGGGTGACCACCGGGCGGATCAGCCACGTGGTGAAGAAGCTGGAACGCCGCGTCGGCGCCCCGCTGTTCGCCCGCACCAGCCGCGTCGTACAGCTCACCCCGATCGGCCGGCAGCTCGCCACCGACCTGGCGCCGCTGGTGGCCGGCATCGACGACGCGGTACGCCGGGCCGTCGAGGCCGGACGGGGCGTGACCGGCCGGCTGCGGGTCGCCTTCCTCGGCGAGTGGACCGCGCCGACGCTACTCAAGGCCGTCGCCCTCTTCTCGCAGCGTCACCCCGAGTGCCAGGTCGAGGTACGGGAGGTGCAGCTCTTCAACTCCCGGCAGAGCCTGCTCGACGGCTCCGTCGACGTCCTGATGGCCGCGTACCCCTTCGACGGGATGGCCTGCGGGCCGGCGCTGCTGGAGGAGCGGCGGTTGCTCGCGGTGGCCGCCGGACACCCGCTCGCCCGGGAGGAGTCCGTCCGCCTGGAGACGCTCGGCGACCACCCGGTGGTGCAGTACCCGGCCGTGACCTCGGCGGAGTTCAAGCGCGACCGCACCCCCGAGCACACACCGTCGGGCCGCCCGGTGCCGAAGGGGCCGGCCGGCAACACGTTCTCGGAGATGCTGACGCTGGTCGCGATGGGACGGGGGGTGCTGCCGGTCGGCGAGCACACCCGCCGCTACTACCCGCGCCCCGACGTGGCGTACGTGCCGATCCGCGACGCGCCACCGATCCGGCGGGGCCTCATCTGGCGGGAGAGCAACGCCACGGCCCGGGTCCACGAGTTCGTCCGGGCCGCGACCGACGCGAACGCGGCCTGA
- a CDS encoding DUF1801 domain-containing protein, giving the protein METTTVTDYLAALDAPLREVGEKLRPVIEAALPGATGAMWHGHPVWGLGDRPGRHPVCLVKAYAAYVTFGLWRGADVTDPSGRLVPGARRMAAVKLRTLADVDPALFTDWLRQAHALEAR; this is encoded by the coding sequence ATGGAAACCACGACAGTCACCGACTACCTGGCCGCCCTCGACGCCCCGCTGCGAGAGGTCGGCGAGAAGCTCCGCCCCGTCATCGAGGCGGCCCTGCCGGGCGCGACGGGCGCGATGTGGCACGGACACCCGGTCTGGGGTCTCGGCGACCGCCCGGGCCGGCACCCCGTCTGCCTGGTGAAGGCGTACGCCGCGTACGTCACCTTCGGGCTGTGGCGCGGCGCCGACGTCACCGACCCCTCGGGGCGGCTCGTCCCCGGCGCCCGGCGGATGGCCGCCGTGAAGCTGCGGACGCTCGCCGACGTCGACCCCGCCCTGTTCACCGACTGGCTGCGCCAGGCCCACGCCCTGGAGGCGAGGTGA
- a CDS encoding VOC family protein: MRVTGFDHLVLNVTDVERALDFYCGQLGLAPVRVDRWRAGAVPFPSVRVDAGTIIDLVRRDRHGTNVDHFCLVVEPLDWAQVVASGAFAVIEGPVGRFGARGDATSVYVRDPDGNVVELRCYPGDDA, translated from the coding sequence GTGCGGGTCACGGGTTTCGACCACCTCGTGCTCAACGTGACCGACGTCGAGCGCGCGTTGGACTTCTACTGCGGGCAGCTCGGCCTGGCGCCGGTGCGGGTCGACCGGTGGCGGGCCGGCGCGGTCCCGTTCCCCTCCGTACGGGTCGACGCGGGGACCATCATCGACCTCGTGCGCCGCGACCGGCACGGAACCAACGTCGACCACTTCTGCCTGGTGGTGGAGCCGCTGGACTGGGCGCAGGTGGTCGCCTCGGGCGCCTTCGCGGTGATCGAGGGCCCGGTGGGCCGGTTCGGGGCCCGCGGCGACGCCACCTCGGTCTACGTACGGGACCCGGACGGCAACGTCGTCGAGCTGCGCTGTTACCCGGGGGACGACGCCTGA
- a CDS encoding 4a-hydroxytetrahydrobiopterin dehydratase: MRALFSSRSKHDYLSDALTLLTGWIREGEQIRRTLTLDDTQHAALTERVKVVADALHQRPEISRRAGQTQIRVGHGDAPLTEGEVLLAARIEDAYRAVTQP; this comes from the coding sequence ATGCGCGCGCTGTTCAGCAGTCGATCCAAGCACGACTACCTCAGCGACGCTCTCACCCTCCTCACCGGCTGGATCCGCGAGGGTGAGCAGATCCGACGCACCCTGACCCTCGACGACACCCAGCACGCGGCGCTCACCGAGCGCGTGAAGGTGGTCGCGGACGCACTGCACCAGCGGCCGGAGATCAGCCGCCGGGCCGGCCAGACCCAGATCCGGGTCGGGCACGGCGACGCGCCGCTGACCGAGGGCGAGGTCCTCCTGGCCGCCCGCATCGAGGACGCCTACCGGGCGGTCACCCAGCCCTGA
- a CDS encoding (deoxy)nucleoside triphosphate pyrophosphohydrolase — protein MRTERANGGGQAERRDLRVIVGAAIIRDGRVLACARSAPPEVAGMWEFPGGKVEPGESETAALARECAEELAVRVEIGDRVGRNVRMAHGRSVLKVYAARLLHGDQPKALEHSALRWLSADELDSVTWLPADAPIVAALRPMLST, from the coding sequence GTGCGGACCGAACGGGCTAATGGCGGCGGGCAGGCCGAGCGACGGGACCTCAGGGTGATCGTCGGGGCGGCGATCATCAGGGACGGCCGGGTGCTCGCCTGCGCCCGCTCCGCCCCGCCCGAGGTGGCGGGCATGTGGGAGTTCCCCGGCGGCAAGGTCGAGCCCGGCGAGAGCGAGACCGCCGCGCTCGCCCGCGAGTGCGCCGAGGAGTTGGCCGTCCGCGTGGAGATCGGCGACCGCGTGGGCCGCAACGTCCGGATGGCCCACGGCCGTTCGGTGCTCAAGGTGTACGCGGCCCGCCTGCTGCACGGCGACCAGCCCAAGGCCCTGGAGCACTCGGCGCTGCGCTGGCTTTCCGCCGACGAGCTGGACAGCGTCACCTGGCTGCCCGCCGACGCGCCCATCGTCGCCGCCCTCAGGCCGATGCTGTCAACCTGA
- a CDS encoding succinate dehydrogenase/fumarate reductase iron-sulfur subunit, producing the protein MGNQNSPGPGKPGAKRQFRIWRGDEDGGELQDYMVEVNEGEVVLDVIHRLQATDAPDLACRWNCKAGKCGSCSMEINGKPRLSCMTRMSTFTEDETVTVTPLRTFPVIRDLVTDVSFNYEKARETPAFAPPADVAPGDYRMQQVDVERSQEFRKCIECFLCQNVCHVIRDHEENKQAFSGPRYFIRAAELDMHPLDAKSDRKEYAQAEQGLGFCNITKCCTEVCPEHIKITDNGIIPMKERVVDRRYDPLVWLGSKIFRRGQVPQTSVTSGHVSGAVRGSAAHGGVHSHAGGSHDPGAEVQAQRGVNWDREVPRPTAPAVDDHGKLPLTELTFDRAAAPSPFGDDVTFPLPPEHLNFAHPEQDKH; encoded by the coding sequence ATGGGTAACCAGAACTCCCCGGGGCCGGGCAAGCCGGGCGCCAAGCGCCAGTTCCGCATCTGGCGCGGCGACGAGGACGGCGGCGAGCTCCAGGACTACATGGTCGAGGTCAACGAGGGCGAGGTCGTCCTCGACGTCATCCACCGGCTCCAGGCGACCGACGCCCCCGACCTGGCCTGCCGCTGGAACTGCAAGGCCGGCAAGTGCGGCTCCTGCTCGATGGAGATCAACGGTAAGCCGCGGCTGAGCTGCATGACCCGGATGTCCACCTTCACGGAGGACGAGACGGTCACGGTCACCCCGCTGCGTACCTTCCCGGTGATCCGGGACCTGGTCACCGACGTCTCGTTCAACTACGAGAAGGCCCGGGAGACGCCGGCGTTCGCGCCGCCGGCCGACGTGGCGCCCGGCGACTACCGGATGCAGCAGGTCGACGTGGAACGCTCGCAGGAGTTCCGCAAGTGCATCGAGTGCTTCCTGTGCCAGAACGTCTGCCACGTGATCCGGGACCACGAGGAGAACAAGCAGGCGTTCTCCGGGCCGCGGTACTTCATCCGGGCCGCCGAGCTGGACATGCACCCGCTGGACGCGAAGAGCGACCGCAAGGAATACGCGCAGGCCGAGCAGGGCCTCGGATTCTGCAACATCACGAAGTGTTGCACCGAAGTCTGCCCCGAGCACATCAAGATCACGGACAACGGGATCATCCCCATGAAGGAGCGGGTCGTCGACCGCAGGTACGATCCCCTTGTGTGGCTTGGTAGCAAGATCTTCCGGAGGGGTCAGGTGCCTCAGACCAGCGTGACCAGCGGGCACGTCAGCGGTGCGGTGCGCGGCAGCGCGGCGCACGGGGGCGTGCACTCGCACGCGGGCGGCTCCCACGACCCGGGGGCCGAGGTGCAGGCGCAGCGCGGCGTCAACTGGGACCGCGAGGTGCCGAGGCCGACCGCGCCGGCCGTCGACGACCACGGCAAGCTGCCGCTGACGGAGCTCACCTTCGACCGGGCGGCGGCGCCGTCGCCGTTCGGGGACGACGTGACCTTCCCGCTGCCTCCGGAGCACCTGAACTTCGCCCACCCGGAGCAGGACAAGCACTGA
- a CDS encoding fumarate reductase/succinate dehydrogenase flavoprotein subunit produces MTNTTRIERHHYDVVVIGAGGAGLRAAIEARLAGKKTAIISKSLFGKAHTVMAEGGAAAAMGNVNSRDNWQVHFRDTMRGGKFLNNFRMAELHAKESPQRIWELETYGALFDRTKDGKISQRNFGGHEYPRLAHVGDRTGLELIRTLQQKIVSLQQEDKRDHGSYDARIKVFAETTITELLLDGDRVAGAFGYYRESGEFVLFEAPAVVLATGGVGRSYKVTSNSWEYTGDGHALALRAGATLINMEFLQFHPTGMVWPPSVKGILVTESVRGDGGVLKNSDGKRFMFDYVPDVFRKQYAETEEEADRWYTDPDNNRRPPELLPRDEVARAINSEVKAGRGTPAGGVYLDIASRKPAEEIRRRLPSMYHQFKELADVDITKEPMEVGPTCHYVMGGVEVDPDSGAAFGHVRGLFAAGEVSGGMHGSNRLGGNSLSDLLVFGKRAGGHAASYADTLPARPKVGVAAVEAAVETALAPLQRDTGESPYTLQQDLQAVMGDLVGIIRRESELEDALIRLAELRERVAKVSASGGRRYNPGWHLALDLRNMLVVSECTAKAALERRESRGGHTREDHPAMDPAWRRVNLVCSLDGDTVRLERKPLPRMRPELIGLFDRAELAKYLTDEELAEFDAHVADVETEKER; encoded by the coding sequence ATGACGAACACAACGCGAATCGAACGACACCACTACGACGTCGTCGTGATCGGGGCCGGCGGTGCCGGCCTGCGCGCAGCGATCGAGGCCCGCCTCGCCGGCAAGAAGACCGCGATCATCTCCAAGTCGCTCTTCGGCAAGGCGCACACGGTGATGGCCGAGGGCGGCGCCGCCGCCGCGATGGGGAACGTGAACAGCCGGGACAACTGGCAGGTGCACTTCCGCGACACGATGCGCGGCGGCAAGTTCCTCAACAACTTCCGGATGGCCGAGCTGCACGCGAAGGAGTCGCCGCAGCGGATCTGGGAGCTGGAGACGTACGGTGCGCTCTTCGACCGCACCAAGGACGGGAAGATCTCGCAGCGCAACTTCGGTGGCCACGAGTACCCCCGCCTCGCGCACGTCGGCGACCGGACCGGCCTGGAGCTGATCCGCACCCTCCAGCAGAAGATCGTGTCGCTGCAGCAGGAGGACAAGCGCGACCACGGCTCGTACGACGCCCGGATCAAGGTCTTCGCCGAGACCACGATCACCGAGCTGCTGCTCGACGGCGACCGGGTCGCGGGCGCGTTCGGCTACTACCGGGAGTCCGGCGAGTTCGTCCTGTTCGAGGCTCCCGCCGTGGTGCTGGCGACCGGCGGCGTCGGCCGCTCCTACAAGGTCACCTCGAACTCCTGGGAGTACACGGGCGACGGGCACGCGCTCGCCCTGCGCGCCGGCGCGACGCTGATCAACATGGAGTTCCTCCAGTTCCACCCGACCGGCATGGTCTGGCCGCCGTCGGTGAAGGGCATCCTCGTCACCGAGTCGGTACGCGGCGACGGCGGCGTGCTCAAGAACTCCGACGGCAAGCGGTTCATGTTCGACTACGTCCCCGACGTCTTCCGCAAGCAGTACGCGGAGACCGAGGAGGAGGCGGACCGCTGGTACACCGACCCGGACAACAACCGGCGTCCGCCGGAGCTGCTGCCGCGCGACGAGGTGGCCCGGGCGATCAACAGCGAGGTGAAGGCCGGGCGGGGCACGCCGGCCGGCGGCGTCTACCTGGACATCGCCTCCCGCAAGCCGGCGGAGGAGATCCGCCGCCGCCTGCCGTCGATGTACCACCAGTTCAAGGAGCTGGCCGACGTCGACATCACCAAGGAGCCGATGGAGGTCGGGCCCACCTGTCACTACGTGATGGGCGGCGTCGAGGTCGACCCGGACAGCGGGGCCGCGTTCGGCCACGTGCGGGGGCTCTTCGCCGCGGGCGAGGTGTCCGGCGGCATGCACGGCTCCAACCGGCTCGGCGGCAACTCCCTGTCCGACCTGCTGGTGTTCGGCAAGCGCGCGGGCGGTCACGCCGCCTCGTACGCCGACACCCTCCCCGCGCGCCCGAAGGTGGGCGTCGCCGCCGTGGAGGCCGCGGTGGAGACGGCCCTGGCGCCGTTGCAGCGGGACACCGGCGAGAGCCCGTACACCCTCCAGCAGGACCTCCAGGCGGTGATGGGGGATCTCGTCGGCATCATCCGCCGGGAGAGCGAGCTGGAGGACGCGCTGATCAGGCTGGCGGAGCTGCGGGAGCGGGTGGCGAAGGTCAGCGCGAGCGGCGGCCGGCGCTACAACCCGGGCTGGCACCTGGCCCTCGACCTGCGCAACATGCTGGTCGTCTCGGAGTGCACCGCGAAGGCGGCGCTGGAGCGGCGGGAGTCGCGCGGCGGCCACACCCGGGAGGACCACCCGGCGATGGACCCGGCGTGGCGCCGGGTCAACCTGGTCTGCTCCCTCGACGGCGACACGGTGCGGCTGGAGCGCAAGCCGCTGCCGAGGATGCGCCCCGAGCTGATCGGCCTCTTCGACCGCGCGGAGTTGGCCAAGTACCTCACGGACGAGGAACTCGCCGAGTTCGACGCCCACGTCGCCGACGTCGAGACCGAGAAGGAGCGCTGA
- a CDS encoding PDDEXK family nuclease — MRRWARQSRKDVPRHEVEVTMTAAGIEWYLLVEQETLTVHVYQRQDAHYVERSVTEAGEALELTEPVRATIRPADLLA; from the coding sequence GTGCGACGATGGGCGCGGCAGTCCCGCAAGGATGTCCCCCGGCACGAGGTGGAGGTGACGATGACCGCGGCCGGCATCGAGTGGTATCTCCTGGTGGAGCAGGAGACGCTGACCGTGCACGTCTACCAGCGGCAGGACGCCCACTACGTCGAGCGGTCGGTGACCGAGGCCGGCGAGGCGCTGGAGCTGACCGAGCCGGTCCGGGCCACGATCCGGCCGGCGGACCTGCTCGCCTGA